Proteins from a genomic interval of Gordonia sp. SL306:
- a CDS encoding ABC transporter permease — MASSSVMRRVSLRNLRAHKLRLFLTVFSIVLGTSFVAGSIVFTSTVSKAFNDIFDSVAPGVSVQITPENNQSPGVPQTAIDDLDARKSELGIDRIVANYSGLVTIANSEGKALQTGGAPSVGTAYLPPDLALSPDTSKLEPGGRGPTDPSEVALNASAAEKAGLKVGSKTKVVLGQGSAQPREVTVVGLLDLPGSTGGFVNVQFDQATAKTLFSDGQHVAQVDMSAVAGVTPAQLQERVEKALPPDLYKVRTGDQVRQDEKDNVNQFLSIFTGILLAFAAIGLIVGTFIIYNTFSMIVAQRNRELALLRAVGASQKQVSRSVLFEAFIVGVIGGVVGLGIGIGLAALLKALTSSASGLPQAPLQISAGAVLAALFVGVVVTMVSAWVPALRASKVPPVEAMRSGMAEGSAPLRTRTIAGAVLGIAGLAAIIIGAMGVGLGPAIAVGCGSAAAIAAVVLAGPALSRPIVGGLGTVIGAPFGKIGRLARTNAVRNPRRTAATAFALTLGLMLVAVIGTLGTSFKGTIDTAVDTGLRAEFIVAGANQLPIPGSVATAVEGVDGVGSSVSFGVVRAEVDDKTVAGYGALGGQPDDVAIMDMKDGASPNLPADGMLVSERTRNTQGWDRGDVVTFTGPTGERIPVTVSGVYADNEALQPWMVGPTVYDKLVPPSARVSATIFVAPAPGVQADVLRKNLENATDSYLTVQVQDRDEFKSSVSSQIDQMLATLYAMLGLALLIAVLGIVNTLALSVVERTREIGMLRAVGMLRSQVRRSIYLESVLIAIFGAILGVILGSVIGWALVRTLAKWGLGTPVLPWGLIVITLIASAVVGVLAALWPAVRAARTRPLEAIAEA, encoded by the coding sequence ATGGCATCGTCATCGGTGATGCGCCGGGTCTCGTTGCGAAACCTGCGCGCACACAAGCTCCGTCTGTTCCTGACGGTCTTCTCCATCGTGCTCGGCACCTCGTTCGTGGCCGGGTCCATCGTGTTCACCTCGACCGTCTCCAAGGCGTTCAACGACATCTTCGATTCCGTCGCCCCCGGGGTCTCGGTGCAGATCACCCCGGAGAACAATCAGTCGCCGGGCGTTCCGCAAACGGCCATCGACGATCTCGACGCCCGGAAATCGGAGCTCGGGATCGACCGTATCGTCGCCAACTATTCGGGTCTGGTGACGATCGCCAATTCCGAGGGCAAGGCCCTGCAGACCGGCGGTGCCCCGAGCGTGGGTACCGCGTACCTGCCGCCCGACCTCGCGCTCTCGCCGGACACCAGCAAACTCGAGCCCGGCGGTCGTGGACCCACCGACCCGAGTGAAGTCGCGCTGAACGCCTCGGCGGCGGAGAAAGCAGGTCTGAAGGTCGGTTCGAAGACCAAGGTCGTCCTGGGACAGGGCTCCGCCCAGCCCCGCGAGGTGACCGTGGTGGGACTGCTCGACCTGCCCGGTTCCACCGGCGGTTTCGTCAACGTCCAGTTCGATCAGGCCACCGCGAAGACGCTGTTCTCCGACGGGCAGCACGTGGCCCAGGTGGACATGTCCGCGGTCGCCGGGGTGACACCAGCCCAGTTGCAGGAGCGGGTCGAGAAGGCCCTGCCCCCGGATCTGTACAAGGTGCGGACCGGAGATCAGGTCCGGCAGGACGAGAAGGACAACGTCAATCAGTTCCTGAGCATCTTCACCGGAATCCTGTTGGCATTCGCGGCGATCGGGCTCATCGTCGGAACCTTCATCATCTACAACACCTTCTCGATGATCGTGGCGCAGCGCAACCGTGAGCTGGCGTTGCTGCGCGCGGTCGGCGCGAGCCAGAAGCAGGTGTCGCGCTCGGTCCTGTTCGAGGCGTTCATCGTCGGCGTGATCGGTGGTGTCGTCGGCCTGGGGATCGGTATCGGGCTCGCCGCCCTGCTGAAGGCGTTGACGAGTTCGGCGTCCGGATTGCCCCAGGCGCCCTTGCAGATCAGCGCGGGGGCGGTGCTGGCCGCACTCTTCGTCGGCGTGGTCGTGACCATGGTCAGTGCGTGGGTGCCCGCGCTGCGCGCGTCGAAGGTGCCGCCGGTGGAGGCGATGCGATCCGGCATGGCCGAGGGCTCGGCGCCGTTGCGCACCCGCACCATCGCGGGGGCCGTCCTGGGCATCGCAGGCCTCGCGGCCATCATCATCGGTGCCATGGGCGTGGGTCTCGGACCGGCGATCGCGGTCGGATGCGGCTCGGCGGCGGCCATCGCCGCGGTCGTCCTGGCCGGGCCCGCGCTGTCGCGCCCGATCGTCGGGGGACTGGGCACGGTCATCGGCGCACCCTTCGGCAAGATCGGCAGGCTCGCCCGGACGAACGCGGTGCGCAACCCGCGCCGCACCGCGGCGACGGCCTTCGCGCTCACCCTGGGACTGATGCTGGTCGCGGTGATCGGCACCCTCGGCACCTCGTTCAAGGGCACTATCGACACCGCCGTCGACACGGGTCTGCGCGCCGAGTTCATCGTCGCGGGCGCCAATCAGCTGCCGATCCCGGGCTCGGTCGCCACCGCCGTCGAGGGCGTGGACGGCGTCGGGTCGTCGGTCAGCTTCGGCGTCGTCCGCGCCGAGGTGGACGACAAGACGGTGGCCGGATACGGGGCGCTCGGCGGCCAACCGGACGACGTCGCCATCATGGACATGAAAGACGGTGCCTCCCCGAACCTTCCGGCCGACGGCATGTTGGTCAGCGAACGCACCCGGAACACGCAGGGCTGGGATCGCGGAGACGTCGTCACCTTCACCGGTCCCACCGGGGAGCGGATCCCGGTGACAGTGTCCGGCGTGTACGCCGACAACGAGGCGCTGCAACCGTGGATGGTGGGACCGACGGTCTACGACAAACTCGTGCCGCCGTCGGCACGGGTGAGCGCCACCATCTTCGTCGCGCCCGCACCCGGCGTGCAGGCCGACGTGCTGCGCAAGAATCTGGAGAACGCCACCGACTCGTATCTGACCGTCCAGGTCCAGGACCGTGACGAGTTCAAGAGCTCGGTCTCCAGTCAGATCGACCAGATGCTGGCGACGCTCTACGCGATGCTCGGCCTGGCGTTGCTGATCGCCGTGCTCGGCATCGTGAACACCCTGGCGCTGTCGGTGGTGGAGCGGACGCGGGAGATCGGCATGCTTCGGGCTGTCGGCATGCTGCGATCCCAGGTGCGGCGCTCCATCTACCTGGAGTCGGTCCTCATCGCGATCTTCGGCGCGATCCTGGGGGTGATCCTCGGCAGCGTCATCGGCTGGGCCCTGGTGCGAACCCTGGCGAAGTGGGGGTTGGGGACCCCGGTGCTGCCGTGGGGTCTCATCGTGATCACCCTGATCGCATCGGCGGTGGTCGGCGTCCTCGCCGCGCTGTGGCCCGCGGTTCGTGCGGCACGCACTCGACCGCTGGAGGCGATCGCCGAGGCCTGA
- a CDS encoding MFS transporter, which produces MISDQQRADRQSEDTETTTDRIGARGIWLMCVACGALSVVAGAMTALNVALPEIGPSIGASSTQMTWLVDAYTVALAALLLPCGALGDRYGRRGLLVVGLAVFAIASLPPLWIDDPLIVIASRALAGVAAAMIMPATLSLLTSELPESRRPLAVAIWAGVAGAGSIGGFFVSGFLLEWFTWRSIFVTFAAVTALLAVASCTIATSRDDEPRRFDFPGALLSTSAVFLFVLGLLESPSRGWDDALVIGALAAGLALAVVFAFVEYRRDAPLLDVRLFSNRAFSAGAFTILVQFFASLGLFFVVLQRLQLDFGMSPLMAATAMLPLIAVIMVLSPIGGWLAVRYSLRTILVLGVGLTGVALILMGVLDYSSYLSLLPLLLLGSAGQGFATAPPTTAIMANTPSANQGVGSAVNDTFREVGAAIGIALAGSIVAAGYTRNIAPIADKVTATTGSTELGDHISRSLAEALHALDALVTQYPAQAGALGQVAEQARHAFVAPLNTACIVMGVVILVGAAILAFLSPDAMTPAADEPATEPEREPAAR; this is translated from the coding sequence ATGATCTCGGATCAGCAACGAGCGGATCGGCAGAGCGAGGACACGGAAACGACGACGGACCGGATCGGGGCGCGCGGCATCTGGCTGATGTGCGTCGCCTGCGGAGCCCTCTCGGTGGTGGCGGGTGCGATGACGGCTCTCAACGTCGCGCTGCCCGAGATCGGCCCGTCCATCGGCGCGAGCTCGACGCAGATGACCTGGCTCGTCGACGCCTATACCGTCGCCTTGGCCGCCTTGCTCCTGCCGTGCGGGGCACTCGGCGACCGATACGGCAGGCGCGGACTGCTCGTCGTCGGACTGGCGGTGTTCGCCATCGCGTCGCTGCCGCCGCTGTGGATCGACGATCCCCTGATCGTCATCGCCAGCCGAGCACTGGCCGGGGTCGCCGCCGCGATGATCATGCCGGCGACGTTGTCGTTGCTGACCTCCGAACTCCCCGAGTCCCGACGTCCCCTGGCCGTCGCCATCTGGGCCGGGGTCGCCGGAGCAGGCAGTATCGGCGGCTTCTTCGTGAGCGGATTCCTCCTCGAGTGGTTCACCTGGCGGTCGATCTTCGTCACGTTCGCCGCCGTCACGGCGCTGCTGGCCGTGGCGTCGTGCACGATCGCGACCTCCCGCGACGACGAGCCCAGACGCTTCGACTTCCCCGGCGCCCTGCTGTCCACCTCGGCCGTGTTCCTGTTCGTCCTCGGGCTGCTCGAATCACCGAGCCGCGGATGGGACGACGCTCTCGTCATCGGGGCGCTGGCGGCGGGCCTGGCACTGGCGGTGGTGTTCGCATTCGTCGAATATCGGCGTGATGCACCACTTCTCGATGTTCGCCTGTTCTCGAACCGGGCGTTCTCCGCAGGCGCGTTCACCATCCTGGTGCAGTTCTTTGCGTCGCTGGGGCTCTTCTTCGTGGTGCTGCAACGCCTGCAGCTCGACTTCGGGATGTCACCGCTGATGGCCGCCACCGCGATGCTGCCCCTGATCGCGGTCATCATGGTCCTGTCCCCGATCGGCGGCTGGCTCGCGGTCCGCTACTCGCTGCGCACCATCCTCGTCCTGGGGGTCGGGCTCACCGGCGTCGCGCTGATCCTGATGGGCGTACTCGACTACTCGAGCTACCTCAGCTTGCTCCCGTTGCTGCTCCTCGGGTCGGCCGGGCAGGGCTTCGCCACGGCACCGCCCACCACGGCCATCATGGCCAACACGCCGTCGGCGAACCAGGGCGTCGGATCGGCCGTGAACGACACCTTCCGCGAGGTCGGCGCCGCCATCGGCATCGCCCTGGCGGGGAGCATCGTGGCCGCCGGGTACACCCGCAACATCGCCCCGATCGCCGACAAGGTGACCGCGACCACCGGGTCGACCGAACTCGGCGACCACATCTCGCGCTCCCTCGCCGAGGCACTACACGCCCTCGACGCCCTGGTCACCCAGTACCCCGCGCAGGCAGGCGCACTGGGGCAGGTGGCCGAGCAGGCACGGCACGCCTTCGTCGCGCCGCTGAACACCGCCTGCATCGTGATGGGCGTCGTGATCCTCGTCGGCGCCGCCATCCTGGCATTCTTGAGTCCCGACGCGATGACGCCGGCCGCCGACGAGCCTGCCACCGAACCCGAGCGCGAGCCGGCCGCGCGCTGA
- a CDS encoding TetR/AcrR family transcriptional regulator has product MARRTGWGGELPIDDAEAVARIRSATRRVIESEGAAVSVTLVAQELQVTRQTVYRYFGSVQELLQAVALDSGRTAAPTIIDRVRAITDPAAVVVELVASAIEILTTDRVLVFLLGPGASTGLLGGSMTGPAAREQARVILDELEFDWHKLGFDDETFDQLVEWCLLVIGAYIHRPDDEIPAPAELRAYLSVWMRPSIDAAHHGARGARARPQPETMTQSVP; this is encoded by the coding sequence ATGGCACGACGCACGGGTTGGGGTGGCGAACTCCCGATCGACGACGCGGAGGCCGTCGCGCGCATCCGGTCGGCGACGCGGCGGGTGATCGAATCCGAGGGCGCCGCGGTCAGCGTCACCCTGGTGGCGCAGGAACTCCAGGTGACGCGGCAGACCGTCTACCGGTATTTCGGCAGTGTGCAGGAGCTGCTGCAGGCGGTGGCCCTCGACTCGGGACGGACGGCCGCGCCGACCATCATCGATCGCGTCCGGGCGATCACCGATCCGGCCGCGGTCGTCGTGGAACTCGTGGCGTCGGCGATCGAGATCCTCACCACCGACCGGGTGCTGGTCTTCCTGCTCGGACCGGGGGCCAGTACCGGCCTGCTCGGCGGATCGATGACGGGGCCCGCCGCGCGAGAGCAGGCCAGGGTGATCCTCGACGAGCTCGAGTTCGACTGGCACAAGCTCGGATTCGACGACGAGACATTCGACCAGCTCGTCGAGTGGTGCCTGTTGGTGATCGGCGCCTACATCCATCGCCCCGACGACGAGATCCCGGCACCGGCCGAATTGCGGGCGTATCTCTCGGTCTGGATGCGGCCGTCGATCGATGCGGCTCACCACGGAGCTCGCGGCGCGCGAGCGCGGCCGCAGCCGGAGACAATGACACAATCGGTCCCATGA
- a CDS encoding acyl-CoA synthetase — MGRMSGALDAVKDRFDDIVRNIKSAVVLQQTGILDFTDPKAMLRGIKWANTMGAQASLILRNAEEYPDAPALADERGELTYRELSDQANALANAMLDAGIETGSVVGVLARDHRGLLLSITAAGRAGYKLALMNTGFAKPQFAEVAKRENLRAVLHDSEFIDLLSALPADIPRYLTWSDRDHGDYEAPLIEDIVASGDTSLPPLPKTPGGFIILTSGTTGLPKGAPRGKMNPFSSAMFVDRIPFPERGSVVIVSPIFHSTGFGMWGVSNAKANKAVLLRRFDAEKTLAALAEHRAEMLVAVPTMLHRMLALGPEKIAEYDLSALQAIVIAGSPLTPALSEAVQDAFGDVLYNMYGSTEVAVASVAQPPELRLAPGTVGRSTVAGRLRLYDENDRQLTDNHQSGRLFVRSSAPFEGYTDGRHKQIIDGYMSTGDMAHFDEHGLLHIDGRDDDMILSGGENVYPGEVENLLAEHADIDDVAVIGVDDDEFGTRLRAFVVPTPGAHPEAQDIRDHVRAHLARYKVPRDVIFLDELPRNPTGKLLRRELVTWRDEDRT; from the coding sequence ATGGGCCGCATGTCAGGTGCGCTCGACGCAGTGAAAGACCGATTCGACGACATCGTCCGCAACATCAAGAGTGCGGTGGTGCTGCAACAGACCGGCATCCTCGACTTCACCGACCCCAAGGCGATGCTCCGCGGGATCAAGTGGGCCAACACCATGGGTGCACAGGCGTCGCTGATCCTCCGCAATGCCGAGGAGTATCCCGACGCGCCGGCACTCGCCGACGAGCGCGGGGAACTGACCTACCGCGAGCTGAGCGATCAGGCCAACGCCCTCGCGAATGCGATGCTCGACGCGGGCATCGAAACCGGATCGGTGGTCGGCGTGCTGGCCCGCGATCACCGCGGCCTGCTGCTGTCGATCACCGCCGCCGGGCGGGCCGGTTACAAACTCGCGCTGATGAACACGGGCTTCGCCAAACCCCAGTTCGCCGAGGTGGCCAAACGCGAGAACCTGCGCGCGGTGCTGCACGACAGCGAGTTCATCGACCTGCTCAGCGCGCTCCCGGCCGACATCCCGCGTTACCTGACGTGGTCCGACAGAGACCACGGTGACTACGAGGCCCCACTGATCGAGGACATCGTCGCATCCGGCGACACATCGCTACCCCCGCTGCCGAAGACACCCGGCGGATTCATCATCCTCACGAGCGGCACCACCGGACTGCCCAAGGGTGCGCCGCGCGGAAAGATGAATCCTTTCTCGTCGGCGATGTTCGTCGACCGCATCCCGTTCCCGGAACGGGGCAGCGTCGTCATCGTGTCCCCGATCTTCCACTCCACCGGGTTCGGCATGTGGGGCGTGTCCAACGCGAAGGCCAACAAGGCGGTCCTGCTGCGCCGGTTCGACGCCGAGAAGACGCTGGCCGCGCTCGCCGAGCACCGGGCCGAGATGCTGGTCGCGGTCCCGACCATGCTGCACCGGATGCTCGCCCTCGGTCCGGAGAAGATCGCCGAATACGACCTGAGTGCGTTGCAGGCCATCGTCATCGCCGGGTCACCGCTGACCCCCGCGCTGAGCGAGGCCGTCCAGGATGCGTTCGGCGACGTCCTCTACAACATGTACGGCTCCACGGAGGTCGCCGTCGCGTCGGTCGCCCAGCCGCCGGAACTTCGGCTCGCACCGGGCACGGTCGGGCGGTCGACGGTCGCGGGGCGGCTGCGTCTCTACGACGAGAACGACCGGCAGCTCACCGACAACCATCAGAGCGGCAGGCTGTTCGTGCGGAGCTCCGCGCCGTTCGAGGGCTATACCGACGGACGACACAAGCAGATCATCGACGGCTACATGTCGACCGGCGACATGGCACATTTCGACGAGCACGGACTTCTGCACATCGACGGTCGCGACGACGACATGATCCTGTCCGGCGGCGAGAACGTCTACCCCGGTGAGGTGGAGAACCTGCTGGCCGAGCACGCCGACATCGACGACGTCGCGGTCATCGGGGTCGACGACGACGAATTCGGTACCCGCCTACGGGCATTCGTCGTTCCCACGCCGGGCGCACATCCCGAGGCGCAGGACATCCGCGACCACGTGCGGGCCCACCTCGCCCGCTACAAGGTGCCGCGCGACGTCATCTTCCTCGACGAACTGCCGCGCAACCCCACCGGCAAACTGCTGCGGCGCGAGCTCGTCACGTGGCGCGACGAGGACCGGACGTAG
- a CDS encoding class I SAM-dependent methyltransferase produces the protein MARSTSGFARHATLSRAARLLNDFRFEQSDPARFYGAIADDTAQMVADWHPTPLDGAVILDVGGGPGYFADAFDDRGAHYISVEPDPSEMHAGGLDHRASVRGDGRHLPFADASMDVTVSSNVVEHTSAPWAMAEEMLRVTRPGGTVIISYTLWWGPFGGHEMGLTHYAGGHRAARWYTRRHGHPPKNLFGTSLFPVTAAQGLRWAADADPRAFRVAAFPRYLPHWLWWVMRVPGLREVLGTNLVLVLRKR, from the coding sequence ATGGCCCGCTCCACCAGCGGGTTCGCCCGGCACGCGACGTTGTCCAGGGCGGCCCGCCTGCTCAACGATTTCCGCTTCGAACAGAGCGACCCGGCCCGCTTCTACGGTGCGATCGCCGACGACACGGCACAGATGGTCGCCGACTGGCATCCGACTCCACTCGACGGTGCGGTGATCCTCGATGTCGGGGGTGGCCCCGGCTATTTCGCCGACGCGTTCGACGATCGCGGCGCGCACTACATCTCGGTCGAACCGGATCCGTCCGAGATGCACGCCGGCGGTCTGGACCATCGCGCATCGGTCCGGGGCGACGGCAGGCATCTCCCGTTCGCCGACGCGTCGATGGACGTCACCGTGTCGTCGAACGTCGTCGAACACACCTCGGCGCCCTGGGCGATGGCCGAGGAGATGCTGCGCGTGACCCGGCCCGGCGGGACGGTGATCATCAGCTACACCCTCTGGTGGGGCCCCTTCGGCGGACACGAGATGGGCCTCACGCACTACGCGGGCGGGCACCGCGCGGCCCGCTGGTACACCCGCAGGCACGGACATCCGCCGAAGAACCTCTTCGGGACCTCGCTGTTCCCGGTGACCGCGGCGCAGGGGCTGCGATGGGCGGCCGACGCCGACCCGCGGGCGTTCCGCGTCGCCGCATTCCCGCGGTACCTGCCGCACTGGTTGTGGTGGGTCATGCGCGTGCCGGGCCTCCGTGAGGTGCTCGGGACGAATCTCGTTCTGGTGCTGCGGAAACGCTGA
- a CDS encoding TetR/AcrR family transcriptional regulator: MPETTDSPEFGSPDWWHEQPSEPADAHRAAGGRPPFPVDEILTEALALLAAGGIDGLGMRALARRLGSSTSTLYRQLPGGREELCTRLAERVMHEAVSEIAAADLGDEWSSVIEGSAVIAFDALCRNPHSAALFAGQVHFGPMGLLRYEESLRLLLGAGLSPTRAAAADHALARLIVGYALQESHDAAPRRATITEYYRRLDATRFPSVTTVLPALPEDLRAEFVFALRTFVAGLRQLVAQSAGGPDADEEG, encoded by the coding sequence ATGCCCGAAACCACCGATTCACCCGAATTCGGGTCACCAGACTGGTGGCACGAACAACCTTCGGAGCCGGCCGACGCACACCGCGCTGCCGGTGGCCGACCTCCGTTTCCGGTCGACGAGATCCTGACCGAGGCCCTCGCATTGCTCGCCGCAGGCGGGATCGACGGCCTCGGCATGCGGGCCCTGGCGCGGCGACTCGGGTCGTCGACCTCCACTCTGTACCGCCAGCTCCCGGGTGGTCGGGAGGAGCTGTGCACGAGGCTCGCCGAACGCGTGATGCACGAGGCGGTGTCCGAGATCGCCGCGGCCGACCTGGGTGACGAGTGGAGTTCGGTGATCGAGGGCTCCGCCGTCATCGCCTTCGACGCGCTGTGCCGGAACCCGCACTCGGCCGCATTGTTCGCCGGACAGGTCCACTTCGGTCCCATGGGTCTGCTGCGGTACGAGGAATCGCTTCGCCTGCTGCTCGGTGCGGGACTGTCCCCCACCAGGGCGGCGGCCGCCGACCACGCTCTGGCCAGGCTCATCGTCGGTTATGCCCTGCAGGAGTCCCACGACGCCGCACCGAGGCGTGCGACGATCACCGAGTACTACCGCAGGCTCGACGCCACCCGATTCCCGTCCGTGACCACCGTCCTGCCTGCCCTGCCCGAGGATCTGCGCGCCGAGTTCGTCTTCGCGCTGCGGACATTCGTGGCCGGCCTGCGACAACTCGTCGCGCAGTCGGCCGGCGGTCCGGACGCCGACGAGGAGGGCTGA
- a CDS encoding glycosyltransferase family 4 protein: MTDPTHVLLLCWRDTAHPQGGGSERYLERVGAELVARGMRVTLLTAAYVGASAEDVRDGVRILRAGGRLTVYPRALATIVAGRFGRGRLGRIAPDVVVDTQNGIPFFSALVSRSPTIVLVHHCHREQWPVAGRLLGRLGWFLESWVSPRVHRRNRYVTVSGPSAAELASLGVDESRITVIRNGIDPLSGPAADASHAAETAARLCVLSRLVPHKQVEDALAVVGELAHSRPEVHLDVIGGGWWWDQLRRRATELGVDEHVTFHGHVDEARKHRLLAQANVHLMPSRKEGWGLAVIEAAQHRVPTIGYRSSVGLVESVEHGETGLLVDGVDELVSATRKLIDNPDEAARLGDNAQRKADGYSWSATADGFIEVFDDVLPTSRRPRRAAPSPTRADVH; encoded by the coding sequence ATGACCGATCCCACCCATGTCCTGCTTCTGTGCTGGCGCGACACCGCCCACCCGCAAGGTGGCGGCAGTGAGCGCTATCTGGAACGCGTCGGCGCCGAGCTGGTGGCCAGGGGTATGCGGGTCACCCTCCTCACGGCCGCCTACGTCGGCGCTTCGGCCGAAGATGTTCGTGACGGTGTCCGCATCCTGCGGGCCGGCGGCCGCCTGACGGTCTATCCGCGAGCCCTCGCGACGATCGTGGCCGGCAGGTTCGGTCGCGGTCGGCTGGGCCGGATTGCACCCGACGTCGTGGTGGACACCCAGAACGGCATCCCGTTCTTCTCCGCGCTCGTCTCGCGTTCGCCGACCATCGTCCTGGTGCACCACTGCCATCGCGAGCAGTGGCCGGTGGCCGGCCGGCTTCTCGGTCGGCTCGGCTGGTTCCTCGAGTCGTGGGTCTCACCGCGAGTGCATCGCCGGAACCGGTACGTCACGGTCTCCGGTCCGTCGGCCGCCGAGCTCGCCTCCCTCGGTGTCGACGAGAGCCGGATCACCGTGATCCGCAACGGAATCGACCCACTGTCCGGACCGGCCGCAGATGCCTCCCACGCCGCCGAGACGGCCGCCCGGCTGTGTGTGCTGTCGCGTCTCGTGCCGCACAAGCAGGTCGAGGATGCCCTGGCCGTGGTCGGCGAGTTGGCCCACTCGCGACCGGAGGTCCACCTCGACGTGATCGGCGGCGGGTGGTGGTGGGATCAATTGCGCAGACGTGCAACCGAACTGGGCGTCGACGAGCACGTGACGTTCCACGGTCACGTCGACGAGGCCCGCAAACACCGACTTCTGGCCCAGGCGAACGTGCACCTGATGCCCTCCCGCAAGGAAGGGTGGGGGCTCGCCGTGATCGAGGCCGCGCAGCACCGGGTCCCGACCATCGGCTACCGGAGTTCGGTCGGGTTGGTCGAGTCGGTGGAGCACGGTGAGACCGGACTTCTGGTGGACGGAGTCGACGAACTCGTCAGTGCCACCAGGAAACTCATCGACAACCCGGACGAGGCGGCCCGGCTCGGCGACAACGCCCAGCGCAAGGCGGATGGCTACTCGTGGTCGGCGACCGCGGACGGTTTCATCGAGGTGTTCGACGACGTGCTGCCCACATCGCGGCGCCCGCGCCGAGCAGCACCGTCGCCGACCAGAGCAGATGTGCACTGA
- a CDS encoding HpcH/HpaI aldolase/citrate lyase family protein: MYDQNTTDDAADGPAGFRIDPVLARSWLLVNGSHDSRFEPAVHSRADIVVLDIEDAVAPKDKIAARDNVIRWMADGRSDWVRVNGFGTPWWADDLAALATTSVGGVMLAMVESVDHVSETAKRLPGVPIVALVETARGLERISEIASAKGTFRLAFGIGDFRRDTGFGDNPATLAYARSRFTIAAKAAHLPSAIDGPTVGSSALKLSEATAVSAEFGMTGKICLTPDQCHPVNEGLSPSHDEISWAKEFFAEFERDGGEIRNGSDLPRIARATKILDLARAYGIGSTTVYADDPDHVPAPSDTYHY, encoded by the coding sequence ATGTACGACCAGAACACGACCGACGACGCAGCCGACGGGCCGGCCGGATTCCGCATCGATCCGGTACTCGCGCGCAGCTGGCTGCTGGTCAACGGGTCGCACGACAGCCGATTCGAGCCCGCCGTGCACTCCCGGGCCGACATCGTGGTGCTCGACATCGAGGACGCCGTCGCACCGAAGGACAAGATCGCCGCGCGCGACAACGTGATCCGGTGGATGGCCGACGGCCGGTCCGACTGGGTTCGCGTCAACGGCTTCGGGACACCCTGGTGGGCCGATGATCTGGCGGCACTGGCGACGACGTCGGTCGGCGGCGTGATGCTCGCGATGGTGGAGTCGGTCGACCATGTCAGCGAGACGGCCAAGCGGCTCCCCGGCGTCCCGATCGTGGCTCTGGTCGAGACCGCCCGCGGCCTCGAGCGGATCAGCGAGATCGCCTCCGCCAAGGGCACCTTCCGACTCGCCTTCGGCATCGGCGACTTCCGGCGCGACACCGGATTCGGCGACAACCCGGCCACCCTCGCCTACGCCCGGTCACGGTTCACCATCGCCGCCAAGGCCGCTCACCTGCCGAGCGCGATCGACGGGCCGACCGTGGGCTCGAGCGCCCTGAAACTGTCCGAGGCGACCGCGGTCAGCGCCGAGTTCGGGATGACCGGCAAGATCTGCCTGACCCCGGACCAGTGTCATCCGGTGAACGAGGGCCTGTCCCCGTCACACGACGAGATCAGTTGGGCGAAGGAGTTCTTCGCGGAGTTCGAGCGCGACGGCGGCGAGATCCGCAACGGCTCCGACCTCCCCCGCATCGCACGTGCCACCAAGATCCTCGATCTGGCCCGCGCGTACGGGATCGGGTCGACCACCGTCTACGCGGACGATCCGGATCACGTGCCGGCGCCGTCGGACACCTACCACTACTGA